Part of the Candidatus Krumholzibacteriia bacterium genome, GCGGAGCAGCGCGCTGAATCGGGCTACGCCGCGCTGCTGGTGGGCTCGGCACCGCTGTGGACCACCATGGTCGAGTCGTTCATCGACCGTCGGCCGCCCACCCTGCGCCTGCTGGGCGCGTTGCTGATTGGACTGGCGGGATTGGCCGTTCTCAACTACCCGGTGCTGCGCCACGGTTCCCGGGCCGACGTCCTCTCGGCACTTGCGCTGCTGGCCGCGGTGATGAGCTGGGGTGTTGGTTCCATCTACCAGAAACGCCGCCCGGTGACGCTGTCGGGAGAGGCCAACGCCGCGTATCAATTGCTCTTCGGGAGCGTGGCGCTGCTCCTCGTGTCCATGCTCGCTGGTGAACCACGGCCCACGCCGACACCATCGGCGCTCGCGGCGTGGGGATACCTGATCATCTTCGGTTCGGTGGTCGCCTTTACGTCGTTCGTCAAGGCGCTCAAACTGCTGCCGGTAAGCGTCGTCATGACGTACGCATACGTGAACCCGGTGATCGCCGTCCTGCTGGGTTGGATGATCCTGGGCGAACAAATCACACTGTGGACCTTCGCCGGTTCCGTGCTGGTGATTCTGGGTGTGATGGGTGTATTCCACGAGATGCGACGCGCGCGCAACGCCCGCCGGCGCGCGGCCACCGCGGCGGGCTGATGCCGGTGACCGGCGAAACCGCGCAACCCGGGCCACGAACGCTGCTCGTCATTGCGCCGTGGGCGCGTCGCGACGAGAACGCCGCCGAGATGGCGGCCCACGCCCACTTTGTCCGCGGCTTCACCACCCATGGCTGGCGAGTGCTCGACGTGTCACCCCGGGACCCCGAGTATGGCTTCCATGACGTGTACGCGGCGACACAACGATGGCCCGCGTGGCTGCGGCGCCTGGTGTGGCCGGTGGCGTTCACAATGCTGGCAACGGTGCGCGCGTTGCAGCTTGCGCGCCACACGAAACCGGACGCGGTGCTCGGACAGACCCACTTTTCC contains:
- a CDS encoding EamA family transporter, producing MQIRGLVHLLIVYIVWGSTYLGIRIAVREGAGFPPFVMAGSRILVAGSILLLWGALARQKLRPTRGDVAVFASSGLLLWLGGNGLVTWAEQRAESGYAALLVGSAPLWTTMVESFIDRRPPTLRLLGALLIGLAGLAVLNYPVLRHGSRADVLSALALLAAVMSWGVGSIYQKRRPVTLSGEANAAYQLLFGSVALLLVSMLAGEPRPTPTPSALAAWGYLIIFGSVVAFTSFVKALKLLPVSVVMTYAYVNPVIAVLLGWMILGEQITLWTFAGSVLVILGVMGVFHEMRRARNARRRAATAAG